The genomic stretch ACATCGTCGTCCCATCTAGAAGGACATTAACAAATTAACCAAGAGtgattgctgttttttcttcatacACAACATTGATATTGTGCATCTACAGtctatgtctgtttgtgtgtatgtgagatACCTTCTCTTGACCCTGAATGTATTCTGAGTCTGGCTCATCTGCTGTTGCTGCCCTGCCAAATTAATCAGTGGATTGCCACTCAAGATGTTTTCCATTCGAATCCTCTCCTCTTCTGCCTTTTGCTCTCGCTCCTGAGAGGGGAAAATAAAAAACTCATTAAACAAAAGGAGGTAATGCTGGCGTTGTCTCAAACATGATCCATTAGGTATTTGCCAATTGTTCTGTTAGTTCTTGCAAGTGCAGACATCTGTGTTGCTTTACTTTGCGTTCTTGCTCTTCAGCTCGCTCTTTCTTGATCTTCTCCAGTTCTGCCAGAAGAGCTGCAGTGTCGTCGTCATCGCTCTCTTCCTCAGAGTCCTCGTCCTCATCATCCTAAAAACAAATAGAAGCTTCATTAGCAAAGGGACTTGATGAGTGCTCATCATCACAAAGTGCCCACCAAGTCTTGCAGTCCAAGCACTTACATCAGTGAGAGGGTCATCAGCATCAAGGTTGGCTGCTGGGATCTGATCCAGTCTGGGCCTCTTtgaggaagatgatgaagatgatgatgaagatgtggTGTGCTCTGGAAAATTGGTGTGGATAAAATGTAATACATGTGTTCAAACAATACAAAAAGTAAGGCACTTCATCAGAAATACAAACTAAAAGAGATTTTAAAAGCAGACTAGGTCTAATATTTGAAGAAAGAGCAACCTCTTGGTCCCCTCTCTCTGGTCTTTTCACGTGCAGCTACACGTTccctctcctccagctccctGCGAAAGTCACGGGCACGAACCTCTTCAGGGGCATCCTGGGTAGGTTGCCTAAGGATGGGAGaacattttcagggaaaaaacatttcaagTATTTTGCTTCCAGCGTGCATTCACCCAAAACCCAGCTCCATTCATGTTTGATCCTCTGACCTGTATTTGATCTTCGTGTGACCTGGAAGATCTCGACTGGAATACTGCTTGGACAAAGCACTTAAATCACCTTCTCCTTTACCCCTCCCTCCTCTTGCTGGCTCAAACGTTGGTCTTGCAGCTGTAGTCATCTTTGATGGCCCTGCTGTGGCAAAATAAGAAGGTAAAAAAAGCATGCAGACCAATATAAAAAACAGTACATGTAACACCTACAAAGCCACAAACAGGTGGCTCCTGATATAATGACAAGTCAAACTATCGAGAATGAAACATCAGCGTACTCTATACAACAGTTTTTATACTTCCTTTATGTGCTTTAACCAGATGTTAAACTAAAACTGGTTTTTGGCATACTTATACTTCAATATCATTGGGGAATGATCAATATCACTACATCAATCTTCAATAATGTATCTAGTTTCACAATTGTTGATCTTGCAAACTTGCAGGTGGCAGTCAGACTGTATGgatgaatgaaagaaaacaacacagagaccTAATTTTGCTTTAGAACTGAATGCAAAGTGAGCTAAAATTCTGCTTAAACAGCAAAGGTGTAGAGTTCTACTAAACCCTGATGTACTGTAAGCCTACTTCAGACAAACTCTCAAATTGTTGAATAAAGATAGCTGGCAAGGTAAACTGTAGACCTAGCTAACATGATTTGAGCACAAGATCTTAGCAACTCTAGTGACACCATAGCATTGTAAGtttgtttcctcattttttaacaacaacattaataatgtctgtGTTTATTGAAATATACTAGAGTGTAAATATAGTCTCTTTATTGTGATTATTAAAAAACTGCTTCATACATAATACTTGATTCATAATTAACATTTTCTACCGCTTCAGTAGAAGCTTAGCATCAGCATTCCTACAAATTCCTTACAAAAAGTTTTTAATTGTCAATAGGTAGTCGGTTTGCACACTGCCACATTAAGAGCACAGGACTGTCACTGCAGATGAAAACTTGTTATGGTTTATGACAGTCTGCCAACAgcctaaaaaacaacaatggtCAAATTGGCTGCAGAAGAACGCGAATATTGCCTATAATCTACAGATAACTTGGTAGTGTAGTAATATATGCTACTGAAATTACCAATTTTCCAACTGTACAAAATCAAAATTCATCAGTTCAACCGTCAAACATCTGACAGCAACACGCTCAGCAACATAATAAATCTACCAACAAAAACGTTAACACGTTAGGTTGCTAATAATAAGCCCCTGTGAAACAAATACCATGTATTATCACGTAAACAAGTTGTTTCCTTGTTACTATTAAGAGTACATAACACAGGCTAGCCTGTTAGCCACCACAGCTAGTAAGTTGCTAACAGGCTAACCTGGTCCAGGCTACCTGGAGGTAGAAAATAGCGCTATTTCACCTCTCCGGTCGACTGTGTACCGTCTACGTTTAGCACAAAATACTACAGAGGGtttaaatattgaattaaaatgaaaggTCAAATTAATGgcattttacaaataatttttaaagcAACAACACTTACGCCGCTGCTCCCACACGACAAAAGGAAGACCCAACAAGTTACGTCACTACCGGTATAAACTACGTGTGGAAAAGATGCGTTCACCAACACTAGGAGAAAACAACACTCTGCGTAAGAGAAATACCAGACATAAATCATTTAGATATTGTATTTGGCTTACCCTCTGCGAAGCAATGTTGCTGTGATCAGGATACATATTATTAAACAATTATTATACGGTGTGTCAACATTTTATCAGGGAAACCACCTTTACTGACAGAACGAAAACAAATCGCACACCTTCACCACTTTGTGCAGTGTTGCAGTGGAGAAGATAGGGGGCAGATAGTATGAGGTGATGCGTCACTACTCAGTCGGACTTCAATGTTAATTTAACAATTCCTACGTGTCTGTGATTATTTTAGGAAGGTACTTTCAGTTCCTACATGCccgcatgtttttcttttttatacagCACAGTGAGTTTAAGCTGGTCTACTTATGTTGGGCATACAATTACTCTGCTGTTGATAATTTAAGTGCTGTGTGTATTACAGGACGATATGCAGGCCTTGAAATCACAAATCATGTTTTGACTGCATTATAGTCCTGACTGCCAGGTATTCAACATTAGGTTTCTATGCTATGAGCAAGTTATGCTGTGCATATGTAGCACACAGGGGTGGATAcactgaatttttatttaattttaattaatgcaCATTTAGGCCTGTAGATGAGGTCTCAAAATATCAACttttcaaaaacagtttttacaactaacatgacaaaaacacaaatgtcagTGCAAAATAGTCACACCAAattgaccacagaaaaacaaggcTGTAAAGCAGCCAGTAACTGTAAATCTGATTGTCCTCAAAGAGACATTtgtttatcagccagaaaaatcccacaacacacacatatttctaTATagcatacataaataaaagttgatcaaaacaaaacacacacactgtcaaaaATTCAACTCTTTAGATttgatagaaaaaaacaacacgcatgtattttcctttttctctttggCCTCTTTAATGCACATGCCATGCATTGTTGTGATACAGTTAAGTTGAGAATGTACCCTCTCTCTGTACAGAGTGTAGCTATGTCACTCAACATACAGATGAtccctgttgttgttttgatgctCCACTTCAGGATTACTAGGAATTTTTACTGAACAAGTTGGCTGGCGTTCAAGGAGGTAAACCAACAAAGGAGGTTTTGCTGGATTCCAGA from Amphiprion ocellaris isolate individual 3 ecotype Okinawa chromosome 14, ASM2253959v1, whole genome shotgun sequence encodes the following:
- the cwc15 gene encoding protein CWC15 homolog; this translates as MTTAARPTFEPARGGRGKGEGDLSALSKQYSSRDLPGHTKIKYRQPTQDAPEEVRARDFRRELEERERVAAREKTRERGPREHTTSSSSSSSSSSKRPRLDQIPAANLDADDPLTDDDEDEDSEEESDDDDTAALLAELEKIKKERAEEQERKEREQKAEEERIRMENILSGNPLINLAGQQQQMSQTQNTFRVKRRWDDDVVFKNCAKGVDEARKEKRFVNDTLRSEFHKKFMEKYVK